The sequence CTGAAAAAACATCTTCTTCAACTCAAGCTACAGAAGACAAGGAGGAAAAAAAGGCAGATATACCGACAAAATTCAAAAAGCTTATAGAGGAAATTGAAAAAATGACTGTTCTTGAGCTTCATGAACTTGTCAAAGTTCTCGAAGATAGATTTGGTGTGTCAGCGCAGGCAGTTGCCGTCGCATCACCAGGCGGAGCTGTAGGGGATGGAGACAGCGAAGAGCAGAGTTTGTTTACGGTTGAACTCAAGAGCGTAGGTGAGAAAAAAATCGCTGTAATCAAAGCGGTAAAAGAAATTCTTGGTCTTGGACTGAAAGATGCTAAAGATCTAACAGACGGAGCACCAAGTGTACTTAAAGAAGGAGTGAAGAAAACAGACGCAGAAGAAATGAAGAAAAAGATAGAAGATGCAGGAGGAACAATTACTTTAAAGTAACTGTTCTGGGCTAAACCCTAAACAAGCTTTGCTTGTCGGGTCGCCCGAACACTTCATCTCATGAAGTGTTCGGGGGAGGTACGGTAGAGTTGAAGTAGCCCATACACAACACACATAAAGACACCTCAATAGAGGTGTCTTTATGTGTGTTGTCCACTATGTAGGTTATTTTTGTAGTGCTACAATACGCATATGGAGATTCTTTCTAAACTGTTTGGGAGCAGTGCGCGAGTTAAGATACTGCGACTTTTTCTATTTAATAAGAATAAAATATTTGACATAAACAAGATTGCCTATCGCACAAAAGTGTCTGTTTTCGTTGCTAGAAAAGAACTTGTGATGATGGAAAATATAGAGTTTGTGAAGCGAAAAATATTTTACAAAACAGTTGAAAGAATAAGTGGATCAAAGACCATTAAGTCAAAACGAAAAGTCGCAGGTTGGATTGTAAATGAAAAGTTTTTGTATCTGAAGCCGCTGTATCAGTTTCTCATAAATGCCACTCCGCTGAAGAGTAAAGAAATAGAAAAGAGGATAAATCGAATTGGTGCCGTAAAACTCATTATAGTCTCAGGTGTATTTATACAGGATTGGGACTCCAGAGTAGACATGCTTATCGTGGGTGACAAGTTGAAAAAGTCTAATCTTGAATCAACAATAAAAAGTATAGAAGCAGAAGTTGGAAAAGAGCTTCGCTATGCTACATTTTCTACAGAGGACTTTAAATATAGACTCAATATCTACGACAAGCTCGTACGGGACATACTAGACTACCCTCATGAGGTTGTAATGGATCGAATAGGATTTTTTGTTGATTCTCGAACCTCTCAATAAGAACATTTGGTTATCCACATAGCACTGTAGGATGACCACAAGAGCGGGTGCTATTATGGGAGTGTGCAATTAAATATTTGTACGCTTTATAAAGGTCGTTTGCCAAGAATTTCCTTGGCTCAAGTATTCTATTAGATTTTAACAGTTTAAATCCTAGGTACTCTTGTCACTGTATGTTGGCAAGAGAATTACATACAACATGATACTACAAACATGGGCAGACGTGCTTACACGGTCTCTCTACGATCTGTGGTTGGGAATTGTCGATTTCGTACCTAACCTCGTTGTTGCACTTGTCATCTTTGCAATCGGTTGGGTTATCGGAGCAGTACTCGGACGAGTGGTTGCTCAGATTGTAAAATCACTGAAAGTTGACAGCGCACTTCGTAGTGCTGGTCTAGAAGACGTCTTCAGTCGTGCAGGTTTTGAGCTTAATGCGGGACGATTTCTCGGGGGATTAGTGAAATGGTTCATAATCATTGTCTTTTTGGTAGCATCACTTGATGTACTAAAATTGACACAGGTAAATGTATTCCTACAAGAAGTGGTATTATTCTACCTGCCACAGGTGATTGTTGCAGTACTTATACTGCTTGTTGCCGCAGTTATTGCTGAGGTTATGCAGAGTGTGGTTATTGGATCTGCAAAGGCAGCCGGTATACGCTCAGCTCATTTCCTCGGAAGTGTGGCACGATGGGCTATTTGGATATTTGCA comes from Patescibacteria group bacterium and encodes:
- the rplL gene encoding 50S ribosomal protein L7/L12 — translated: MTEETKANVIPEEKKEKETSQSVSEKTSSSTQATEDKEEKKADIPTKFKKLIEEIEKMTVLELHELVKVLEDRFGVSAQAVAVASPGGAVGDGDSEEQSLFTVELKSVGEKKIAVIKAVKEILGLGLKDAKDLTDGAPSVLKEGVKKTDAEEMKKKIEDAGGTITLK